One genomic segment of Hypomesus transpacificus isolate Combined female chromosome 5, fHypTra1, whole genome shotgun sequence includes these proteins:
- the rom1a gene encoding rod outer segment membrane protein 1a, which produces MVLMKMAFPFEKRVKLAQGLWLLSWFATLAGALTFTLGCFLKTELRRRAEVMDNTEIHAVPNTLMIVGLASLGINYFAGRICQDALDAGRFPRWKSFLQPFFGVSIFFSFLMLMAVIMSYAMKGNLESSLKIGLKNGIRFYKDTDTPGRCFQKQTIDRLQMEFRCCGNNDYRDWFEVQWISNRYLDFSSKEVKDRIKSNVDGRYLVDGVPFSCCNPSSPRPCIQNRLTNNSAHYNYEHQTEELNLYIRGCREALVNYYMGLMNTIGAVVLSVFLIQASVIVSLRYLQTSMEAVAGQENTEIETEGYLLEKGLKETFMEYMNPVLTLLMLNQVSSEEGAGGVEAGTSS; this is translated from the exons ATGGTGCTGATGAAGATGGCGTTTCCCTTTGAGAAGAGGGTGAAGCTGGCCCAGGGGCTGTGGCTGCTGTCCTGGTTCGCCACCCTGGCTGGAGCCTTAACCTTCACACTGGGATGCTTCCTTAAGACGGAACTACGCCGGAGGGCGGAG GTGATGGATAACACCGAGATCCACGCTGTGCCCAACACCCTCATGATTGTGGGCCTGGCGTCTCTGGGCATCAACTACTTTGCTGGCCGCATCTGTCAG GACGCCCTGGACGCCGGTCGATTCCCGCGCTGGAAGAGCTTCCTGCAGCCGTTTTTCGGCGTGTCTATTTTCTTCAGCTTCCTCATGTTGATGGCAGTGATCATGAGCTACGCCATGAAGGGCAACCTGGAATCCTCCCTGAAGATAGGCCTGAAGAACGGCATCCGCTTCTACAAGGACACCGACACCCCCGGAAGATGCTTCCAGAAGCAGACCATCGACCGGCTGCAGATGGAGTTCCGTTGCTGTGGGAACAATGACTACAGGGACTGGTTCGAGGTCCAGTGGATTAGCAACCGGTACCTGGACTTCAGCTCCAAGGAAGTGAAGGA ccGCATCAAGAGCAACGTGGACGGCCGCTACCTTGTGGATGGGGTCCCGTTCAGCTGCTGCAATCCCAGCTCCCCTCGGCCCTGCATCCAGAACCGGCTCACCAACAACTCAGCCCACTACAACTACGAACACCAGACCGAGGAGCTCAACCTCTACATCCGAGGCTGCAGGGAGGCCCTGGTCAACTACTACATGGGCCTGATGAACACCATTGGGGCTGTGgtgctgtctgtcttcctgatTCAG gcgTCTGTGATCGTGAGCCTGCGGTACCTGCAGACTTCCATGGAGGCCGTGGCTGGGCAGGAGAACACGGAGATTGAGACCGAGGGCTACCTGCTGGAGAAAGGGCTGAAGGAGACCTTCATGGAGTACATGAACCCCGTGCTGACCCTCCTCATGCTCAACCAGGTGTCCAGCGAAGAAGGGGCGGgcggggtggaggctgggactAGCAGCTAA
- the cmc4 gene encoding cx9C motif-containing protein 4, giving the protein MPRKDPCQKEACEIQKCLQANKYIESRCEDVMREMLRCCSVHAENSVCCSGFVQDLKSTDAPSL; this is encoded by the exons ATGCCACGGAAAGACCCTTGCCAAAAGGAAGCATGCGAAATTCAGAAGTGTCTACAAG CGAACAAGTATATTGAAAGTAGGTGCGAAGATGTCATGCGTGAGATGCTGCGTTGCTGTTCGGTTCACGCCGAGAACTCTGTCTGCTGCTCTGGGTTTGTGCAGGACCTGAAGTCTACTGATGCTCCCAGTTTATAG
- the fundc2 gene encoding FUN14 domain-containing protein 2 has product MADKKKKDETFDVMDLAEYAKKQRWWNRVFGKNNSGPIEEKYTVATQLAIGGVTGWCAGFLFQKVGKLAASAVGGGFFLLQIANHTGYIQVDWKRVERDVNKAKKQLKLNTEKPTKEVRTKIDEVQTFVKKNIVLTGGFAGGFLLGLAS; this is encoded by the exons ATGGCtgataagaagaagaaag ATGAGACGTTTGATGTCATGGACCTTGCTGAATATGCCAAGAAACAGAGGTGGTGGAATCGAGTCTTTGGCAAGAACAACTCGGGGCCAATAGAAGAGAAGTATACTGTTGCCACTCAGCTTGCTATTGGAGGTGTGACTGGATG GTGTGCTGGGTTTCTGTTTCAGAAAGTTGGGAAACTGGCAGCTTCTGCTGTTGGAGGAGGTTTCTTTTTGCTCCAG ATTGCAAATCACACAGGCTACATACAAGTGGACTGGAAGAGAGTGGAGCGTGACGTGAACAAGGCCAAGAAGCAACTGAAGCTTAATACAGAAAAGCCAACCAAGGAAGTCCGAACAAAGATAGATGAG GTGCAGACATTTGTGAAGAAGAACATTGTTCTTACAGGAGGGTTTGCTGGTGGGTTCCTGCTGGGCCTGGCCTCTTAG
- the rps6ka4 gene encoding ribosomal protein S6 kinase alpha-4: MSGDCSDSSSSSEDSDTGTRRKACTVKHEITNANLTGHTERVGMENFELLKVLGTGAYGKVFLVRKNSGHDEGKLYAMKVLKKAAIVQKAKTAEHTRTERQVLEHIRESPFLVTLHYAFQTQTKLHLILDYVSGGEMFTHLYQRDHFSESEVRIYIGEIILALEHLHKLGIVYRDIKLENILLDSDGHVVLTDFGLSKEFLEEEKERTYSFCGTIEYMAPEIIRGKSGHGKSVDWWSLGILMFELLTGASPFTLEGERNSQSEVSKRILRCEPPFPSMIGSLAQDLLRKLLVKDPHKRLGSGPRGAEDIKGHPFFKGLNWSDLAERKLASPFKPELRSELDTGNFAEEFTGMDPVYSPASTPPSTDRLFQGYSFVAPSILFNKNVVMGDFMEAQVGAERPGSATVRRSAMLEDSQFFLQYELCLQGAPLGEGSFSVCRKCRHRPSGQEYAVKIISRRMEVNTQREIAALKQCEAHPNIVKLHEVYTDQYHTYLVMELLAGGELLERIKRKKLFGEAEASQLLKSLVSAVSFMHEAGVVHRDLKPENVLFADEGEDSVLKVIDFGFARLCPAGSAPLQTPCFTLQYAAPELFHSSGYDQACDLWSLGVILYTMLSGQVPFQSEQRGVTSSYAADIMQKIKEGDFSLAGEAWKGVSEEAKELVKGLLTVDPERRLKLSDLRENSWLQGEVITSSTPLCTPDVLESSGPTVRTYVNATYKAFNRGKREGFFLKSVDNAPLAKRRKLKMTSTGVEARRSSSSSSSSSSSSTVSATNLKAPPHQTVPPKQS; encoded by the exons ATGTCTGGAGACTGCTCGGACAGTAGTAGTAGCAGCGAGGACTCCGACACAGGGACGCGGAGGAAAGCCTGCACTGTCAAACATGAAATTACGAATG CAAACCTAACTGGCCACACGGAGAGAGTGGGGATGGAGAACTTCGAGCTTCTCAAGGTGTTGGGCACAGGAG CCTATGGGAAGGTGTTTCTGGTGAGGAAGAATAGTGGACATGATGAAGGGAAGCTGTATGCCATGAAG GTTCTGAAGAAAGCCGCCATCGTGCAGAAGGCGAAGACAGCCGAGCACACCCGCACTGAGCGTCAGGTGCTGGAGCACATCCGCGAGTCGCCCTTCCTGGTCACCTTGCACTACGCCTTCCAGACCCAGACCAAGCTGCACCTCATCCTGG actacgtgagtggaggagagatgttCACACACCTGTACCAGCGGGATCACTTCTCCGAGAGCGAGGTCCGGATCTACATCGGAGAGATCATCCTGGCCCTGGAGCATCTGCACAAG CTGGGGATTGTGTACCGGGACATCAAACTAGAGAACATCCTTTTGGACAGCGATGGACATGTGGTGCTGACTGATTTTGGACTCAGCAAAGAGTTtctggaagaggag AAGGAGAGGACGTACTCCTTCTGTGGCACCATAGAGTACATGGCTCCAGAGATCATCAGGGGCAAGTCTGGACATGGCAAG TCTGTTGATTGGTGGAGTCTGGGGATCCTGATGTTTGAGCTCCTGACGGGTGCGTCTCCGTTCaccctggagggagagaggaactcCCAGAGCGAGGTGTCCAA GCGTATCCTGCGCTGCgagcctcccttcccctccatgATCGGGTCCCTGGCCCAGGACCTGCTGAGGAAGCTGCTGGTCAAGGACCCCCACAAGAGGCTGGGCTCCGGGCCTCGAGGGGCCGAGGACATCAAGGGACATCCCTTCTTCAAG GGTCTGAATTGGTCGGACCTGGCAGAGAGGAAGCTGGCCAGTCCCTTCAAGCCTGAGCTGAGGAGTGAGCTGGACACTGGGAACTTTGCTGAGGAGTTCACCGGCATGGACCCTGTCTACTCCCCCGCCAGCACCCCTCCCAGCACCGACCGCCTCTTTCAG GGTTACTCGTTTGTGGCTCCCTCCATCCTGTTCAACAAGAACGTGGTGATGGGGGACTTCATGGAAGCCCAGGTGGGGGCTGAGCGCCCCGGCTCCGCCACCGTCCGCCGCAGTGCCATGCTAGAG GACTCCCAGTTCTTCCTGCAGTACGAGCTCTGCCTCCAGGGGGCGCCGCTGGGGGAGGGCAGCTTCTCCGTCTGCAGGAAGTGTCGACACCGCCCGAGCGGCCAGGAATACGCCGTCAAGATCATCAGTCGAAG AATGGAGGTGAACACGCAGAGGGAGATAGCAGCCCTGAAACAGTGTGAGGCTCACCCCAACATCGTCAAGCTGCATGAGGTCTACACAGACCag taccACACCTACCTGGTGATGGAGCTGCTGGCTGGGGGGGAGCTGCTGGAGAGGATCAAGAGGAAGAAGCTGTTTGGTGAGGCTGAGGCCAGCCAGCTGCTGAAGAGCCTGGTGTCAGCGGTTAGCTTCATGCACGAGGCTGGGGTGGTCCACAGGGACCTCAAACCAGAG AACGTGCTGTTTGCTGACGAGGGCGAAGACTCGGTTCTGAAGGTGATCGATTTTGGGTTTGCCCGCCTGTGCCCGGCGGGCAGCGCCCCCCTGCAGACCCCGTGCTTCACGCTGCAGTACGCCGCCCCCGAGCTGTTCCACAGCTCCGGCTACGACCAGGCCTGCGACCTCTGGAGCCTGGGGGTCATCCTg tacaCCATGCTGTCAGGCCAGGTGCCCTTCCAGAGTGAGCAGAGGGGGGTGACATCATCGTATGCAGCTGACATCATGCAAAAGATTAAAGAGGGGGACTTCTCATTGGCCGGCGAGGCCTGGAAGGGGGTGTCAGAGGAGGCGAAGGAGCTGGTGAAAG gcctgcTGACGGTGGACCCAGAGAGGCGTCTCAAGCTGTCTGACTTGAGGGAGAACAGCTGGCTGCAGGGGGAGGTCATCACATCCTCCACTCCCCTGTGCACTCCTGACGTCCTGGAGTCCAGTGGGCCCACCGTCCGCACCTACGTCAACGCCACCTACAAG GCTTTCAAccgggggaagagggagggtttCTTCCTGAAGAGTGTCGACAACGCCCCGCTCGCCAAACGACGCAAGCTCAAAATGACGAGTACAGGTGTGGAGGCCAGACGGagctcctcttcatcatcctcctcttcctcctcctcgaccGTCTCGGCAACCAACCTCAAAGCTCCGCCGCACCAAACTGTTCCTCCGAAACAGAGCTAG
- the cdca5 gene encoding sororin: protein MSNKTPLSVTDDTNCPPRRRSARLSSPGENIAKSAPLGVAKRSIIVRKIAPRKTNVVPEENKENEHRQSGGSQQKKTKKSTPGPADALPPKTTVLSPILAPSSPCPQAPAEPQDLVWSNKVRRSYSRLSQSDQSFESSSPSPGGRRSLFGFEKLQTPEVIRKVERSKVGAEVSRSLCSLLQASSSSTLLEADDSALASIEPDVNIPGVALVKVKKRRKRVPQLKLTEVDSLAAQMNAEFEEAEGFELVVE, encoded by the exons ATGAGTAACAAAACACCCTTATCTGTTACGGATG ATACTAATTGTCCGCCCCGAAGACGATCAGCGCGGTTATCTTCCCCGGGTGAAAACATTGCCAAATCT GCTCCTCTGGGTGTTGCGAAACGGTCTATAATTGTAAGGAAGATTGCACCTCGAAAAACGAAT GTTGTTCCagaggaaaacaaagaaaatgaaCACAGACAATCAGGCGGAAGTCAGCAAAAGAAGACAAAAAAGTCCACACCAGGACCCGCTGATGCTCTGCCACCGAAGACTACCGTCCTCTCACCTATCCTGGCCCCGTCGTCACCTTGTCCCCAGGCTCCAGCAGAGCCACAGGACTTGGTATGGTCAAACAAGGTGCGTCGATCTTACAGCCGCCTCAGTCAAAGCGACCAGTCATTCGAAagctcctccccatcccccggAGGCCGCAGGTCTCTATTTGGCTTTGAGAAGCTTCAGACCCCAGAGGTGATACGGAAGGTGGAACGTTCCAAAGTGGGCGCTGAGGTTTCCCGGTCACTCTGTAGCCTTCTACAGGCTTCTAGTTCCTCCACACTGCTGGAAGCAGATGACAGTGCATTGGCCTCCATTGAACCAGATGTAAACATCCCAGGAGTGGCCTTGGTTAAGGTGAAAAAAAGGAGGAAGCGAGTTCCTCAGCTCAAG CTTACAGAGGTTGACAGTCTCGCAGCACAGATGAACGCAGAGTTTGAAGAAGCGGAGGGATTTGAGTTAGTGGTAGAGTGA
- the si:dkey-273o13.3 gene encoding tight junction-associated protein 1 translates to MKPGSSSSSSQDEQQASCRGSASSLHKTQDKASEIKGIMMLQEQNQELHHSLLQTAMRMECMGEEFKSSHELLESELQRTHVELSSLLDKFKRLQDNYSSTQQTNNLLERKLHSVAQNMDGERERLNQRILVLTDQLAKARITIHSMESIHVRTPSPPPDQHS, encoded by the exons ATGAAGCCAggctcttccagctcctccagtcAGGACGAGCAGCAGGCCAGCTGCAGAGGCTCTGCTTCATCATTACATAAG ACACAGGATAAAGCCTCTGAGATAAAAGGAATAAT gATGCTTCAGGAGCAAAACCAGGAGCTGCATCACAGTCTTCTGCAGACGGCCATGAGGATGGAGTGCATGGGAGAGGAGTTCAAGAGCAGTCACGAGCTCCTGGAGTCAGAACTGCAGAGGACCCACGTGGAGCTGAGCAGCCTGCTAGATAAATTCAAAAG ACTCCAGGATAACTATTCCTCCACCCAACAGACCAACAATCTCCTGGAGCGTAAACTGCATTCAGTG GCTCAGAACATGGATGGGGAACGTGAGCGTCTCAATCAGCGCATCTTGGTCCTCACGGATCAGCTGGCCAAAGCCAGGATCACCATCCACAGCATGGAGAGCATACACGTGAGaacgccctcccctcctcctgaccAACACAGCTAG